The proteins below come from a single candidate division KSB1 bacterium genomic window:
- a CDS encoding 4Fe-4S binding protein — translation MKSRESVLRLMAPGLIKLLVSMKQQVLDNSTSSCIGCGICVTVCPMDVLSFGETNGHKPVKLMNLEGQPVA, via the coding sequence TTGAAAAGTCGGGAGAGCGTGCTGCGCTTGATGGCACCCGGCTTGATCAAGTTGCTGGTTTCCATGAAGCAGCAAGTGCTGGACAACTCGACCAGCTCGTGCATCGGCTGCGGCATTTGCGTCACGGTTTGCCCGATGGATGTGTTGAGCTTCGGCGAGACCAACGGCCACAAGCCGGTCAAATTGATGAATCTGGAAGGTCAGCCGGTGGCGTGA